A region of Mammaliicoccus sp. Dog046 DNA encodes the following proteins:
- a CDS encoding U32 family peptidase, with product MKVLEPMGARRETKIKKPELLAPAGNLEKLKIAVHYGADAVFLGGQEYGLRSNADNFTMEEIKEGVEFAAKYGAKIYVTTNIFAHDENIPGLDKYLKDLNETGAHGIIVADPLIIETCKRVAPNLEIHLSTQQSLSNYRAVQYWKEEGLERVVLARETSAEEMLEMKEKVDIEIETFIHGAMCIAYSGRCTLSNHMTARDSNRGGCCQSCRWDYDLISVEDDGELEPYYANEDVTSFAMSPKDLKLIESIPKMMDIGIDSLKIEGRMKSIHYIATVVSVYRKVIDSYAEDPENFKIDPRWLIELDKCANRDTAPAFFEGVPQYEEQMFGQESNKKTPFDFCGLVLDYDAESQIATIQQRNHFKPGQEIEFFGPEIDNFTQIIDHIYDENGEELDAARHPLQVIQIKVDRPIYPNNMMRKGIV from the coding sequence ATGAAAGTATTAGAACCAATGGGAGCTAGAAGAGAAACAAAAATTAAAAAACCAGAATTACTAGCACCAGCTGGCAATTTAGAGAAACTTAAAATTGCCGTTCATTATGGCGCTGATGCAGTGTTCTTAGGTGGACAAGAGTATGGATTAAGATCTAATGCAGATAATTTTACGATGGAAGAGATTAAAGAAGGCGTTGAATTTGCTGCAAAATATGGAGCAAAAATATATGTTACAACTAATATTTTTGCACATGATGAAAACATTCCAGGATTAGACAAGTATTTAAAAGATTTAAATGAAACAGGAGCACACGGTATTATTGTTGCTGATCCATTAATCATTGAAACTTGTAAACGTGTCGCACCAAATTTAGAAATTCATTTAAGTACACAGCAATCATTATCTAATTATAGAGCGGTTCAATATTGGAAAGAAGAAGGGCTCGAACGTGTCGTACTAGCACGTGAAACAAGTGCAGAAGAAATGTTAGAAATGAAAGAAAAAGTTGATATCGAAATAGAAACATTTATTCATGGTGCGATGTGTATTGCTTATTCTGGTAGATGTACATTAAGTAATCATATGACTGCAAGAGACTCAAATAGAGGTGGTTGTTGCCAAAGTTGTAGATGGGATTATGATTTAATTTCTGTCGAAGATGATGGTGAATTGGAGCCATATTATGCAAATGAAGATGTTACATCATTCGCAATGAGTCCAAAAGACTTGAAATTAATTGAATCTATACCTAAAATGATGGACATTGGTATTGATTCGTTAAAGATTGAAGGTCGTATGAAATCTATCCATTATATTGCTACGGTTGTATCAGTATATCGTAAAGTAATTGATAGTTATGCTGAAGACCCAGAAAACTTTAAAATCGATCCTAGATGGTTGATTGAGTTAGATAAATGTGCGAATAGAGATACTGCACCAGCATTCTTTGAAGGTGTTCCACAATATGAGGAACAAATGTTTGGCCAAGAGTCAAATAAAAAAACACCTTTTGATTTTTGTGGATTAGTGTTAGACTATGACGCAGAATCACAAATTGCTACTATTCAACAAAGGAACCATTTTAAACCAGGTCAAGAAATCGAATTTTTCGGTCCTGAAATTGATAATTTCACACAAATCATTGATCATATCTATGATGAAAACGGTGAGGAATTAGACGCAGCAAGACATCCGCTGCAAGTGATTCAAATTAAAGTGGATCGCCCGATTTATCCAAATAACATGATGAGAAAGGGAATCGTTTGA
- the udk gene encoding uridine kinase, with product MGKTTIIGIAGGSGSGKTSVTSEIMKNLNGYSVALIEQDYYYKDQSHMSFEDRLKTNYDHPFAFDNERLKHDLKNLKEGQAIEVPTYDYSNHTRSDKTIRFEPKDVIILEGIFALENEDLRDLMDVKIYVDTDADLRILRRLVRDIQDRGRTMESVIDQYLSVVRPMHIQFIEPTKKYADIIIPEGGSNKVAIDIMTTKIQSLVQDI from the coding sequence ATGGGAAAGACTACAATCATAGGTATTGCAGGGGGTTCTGGATCTGGAAAGACTTCTGTAACATCCGAAATAATGAAAAATTTAAATGGATATAGTGTTGCATTAATAGAGCAAGATTATTATTATAAAGATCAATCTCATATGTCGTTTGAAGATAGATTAAAAACAAACTATGATCATCCATTTGCTTTCGACAACGAAAGATTAAAGCATGACTTAAAGAACTTAAAAGAAGGACAAGCGATTGAAGTACCAACGTATGATTATTCTAATCATACGAGAAGTGACAAGACGATTAGATTTGAACCTAAAGATGTAATTATACTGGAAGGTATATTCGCTTTAGAAAATGAAGATTTAAGAGACTTGATGGATGTTAAGATATATGTTGATACAGATGCTGATTTAAGAATACTTCGTCGATTAGTAAGAGATATACAAGATCGCGGACGTACGATGGAATCAGTCATTGATCAATACCTATCAGTTGTTAGACCGATGCATATCCAATTTATAGAACCAACTAAAAAATATGCGGATATCATCATCCCTGAAGGTGGTAGCAATAAAGTAGCAATTGATATCATGACAACGAAGATCCAATCATTAGTACAAGATATTTAA
- the greA gene encoding transcription elongation factor GreA: METQKEFPMTQEGYNKLEKELEELKTVKRPEVVEKIKVARSFGDLSENSEYDAAKDEQGFIEQEIQKIENMIRHAHIIEDNGSKNDIQIGRTVTFTEIPGNDEESYKIVGSAEADPFEGKISNESPIAKALIGKKINDEVNVPLPNGNEMKVKIVKID, encoded by the coding sequence ATGGAAACACAAAAAGAATTTCCTATGACACAGGAAGGCTATAACAAATTAGAAAAAGAATTAGAAGAATTAAAAACAGTTAAGCGACCAGAAGTCGTTGAGAAAATAAAAGTAGCGCGTAGCTTCGGAGACTTATCTGAGAACTCTGAGTATGATGCAGCTAAAGACGAACAAGGATTTATTGAACAAGAGATTCAAAAAATCGAAAACATGATTCGTCATGCACATATCATCGAAGATAACGGTTCTAAAAATGATATTCAAATAGGTAGAACTGTTACTTTTACAGAAATCCCAGGTAATGATGAAGAAAGCTATAAAATTGTTGGTTCTGCTGAAGCGGACCCATTTGAAGGTAAAATTTCAAATGAATCACCAATTGCAAAAGCATTAATTGGAAAGAAAATTAATGATGAAGTAAATGTTCCATTGCCAAATGGTAATGAAATGAAAGTTAAAATCGTAAAAATAGATTAA
- the pxpB gene encoding 5-oxoprolinase subunit PxpB: MEIKPIDETHFMIYEENVIDTEIKSKISSIANLIDSQDHPAIISVTPSYRSIMVTYDVLQITLEVLLDDLGLNNLKHDELNSQQSKRLITIPVAYGGAYGPDLNVVSNHANLSEDEVIKLHTEPNYLIYAIGFLPGFPFLGGLNKQIFTPRKETPRSKIVQGSVGIANNQTGLYPKSSPGGWQIIGRTPIDVFNLDRNPMILYEAGDYIAFKAISNEEFDNIEKEINDGRFDYRQLVGEL, translated from the coding sequence ATGGAAATTAAACCAATTGATGAAACGCATTTCATGATTTACGAAGAAAATGTCATTGATACCGAAATTAAGAGTAAAATTTCATCAATAGCAAATTTGATTGATTCACAAGATCACCCAGCAATTATTAGTGTAACGCCATCATACAGATCGATAATGGTCACGTACGATGTACTTCAAATTACATTAGAAGTATTGTTGGATGATTTAGGTCTAAATAATTTAAAGCATGATGAGTTAAATAGTCAGCAGTCTAAGAGGTTAATTACGATACCTGTTGCATATGGAGGGGCATATGGACCAGATTTGAATGTAGTATCTAATCATGCCAATTTATCAGAAGATGAAGTTATTAAATTACATACAGAACCTAATTATTTGATATACGCAATAGGCTTCTTACCAGGATTCCCATTTTTAGGAGGGTTGAATAAACAAATATTTACTCCTCGGAAAGAAACACCACGATCAAAAATTGTTCAAGGATCTGTGGGCATAGCAAATAATCAAACTGGATTATATCCTAAATCATCACCTGGAGGATGGCAGATTATAGGTCGTACCCCAATAGATGTATTTAACTTGGATAGAAATCCGATGATCTTATATGAAGCTGGAGATTATATAGCATTTAAAGCGATATCAAATGAAGAATTCGATAATATTGAGAAAGAAATTAATGATGGCCGTTTTGATTATCGACAGTTAGTAGGTGAACTTTAA
- a CDS encoding biotin-dependent carboxyltransferase family protein produces MKCLKPGLFTTIQDMGRYQYEKDGFSVAGVMNQYFYKIANALVGNDDAPVFEITINGPQLKFNEPNIFAFVAYDAEIFVDEHPVLVNTAIYVDKGQILNLKKITKGARGYLSFYKSLDIEPVLGSVSTHTRSGIGGYQGRTLNKGDILQFKDKPMNHDLIGNTFHIDRDESYDEIPILEGLQFDSFDPSSQKLLTEQRYCISDMSDRMGYRLNGDEKLIHKDTADIISEPIAAGSVQVPTDGQPIILLNDRQTIGGYTKIATVTFIGREKLANLKANDTLKFKWVSYEEAITNFKTYMNQIDNDIHAIKQKKYKDLSNIRPKSKKIAKLIKGE; encoded by the coding sequence ATGAAATGTTTAAAACCAGGTCTATTTACAACGATACAAGATATGGGTAGATATCAATATGAAAAAGATGGGTTTTCAGTGGCGGGTGTCATGAATCAATATTTTTATAAAATAGCCAATGCACTCGTTGGTAATGATGATGCTCCTGTATTTGAAATTACAATTAATGGTCCTCAACTCAAATTTAATGAGCCAAACATTTTTGCTTTTGTCGCTTACGATGCAGAAATATTTGTAGATGAACATCCAGTACTGGTCAATACAGCAATTTATGTCGATAAGGGACAAATACTTAATCTTAAAAAAATTACTAAAGGTGCAAGAGGATACTTATCATTTTATAAATCACTAGATATTGAACCTGTATTAGGAAGTGTATCTACACATACGAGAAGCGGTATTGGTGGATATCAAGGTAGAACGTTAAACAAAGGTGATATTTTACAATTCAAGGATAAACCAATGAATCATGATTTAATTGGTAATACTTTTCACATTGATAGGGATGAATCTTATGATGAAATTCCTATTCTAGAAGGTTTGCAATTTGATTCGTTTGATCCATCTTCCCAAAAATTACTGACAGAACAAAGGTATTGTATTTCGGATATGTCTGATCGAATGGGGTATAGATTGAATGGTGATGAAAAATTGATACATAAAGACACAGCAGATATTATTTCAGAACCAATTGCAGCTGGTAGTGTGCAAGTACCAACGGATGGACAACCGATTATTTTATTGAATGATAGGCAAACAATAGGTGGATATACAAAAATAGCAACAGTAACATTTATTGGTAGAGAAAAACTCGCGAATTTAAAAGCAAATGACACATTAAAGTTTAAATGGGTATCATATGAAGAAGCAATTACGAATTTTAAAACGTATATGAACCAAATAGATAATGACATACATGCAATTAAACAAAAGAAATATAAAGATTTGTCAAACATAAGACCAAAATCTAAAAAAATAGCGAAACTTATTAAAGGGGAATAA
- a CDS encoding acetyl-CoA carboxylase biotin carboxyl carrier protein produces the protein MNIEKIEQAIQLMKSNNVYFMKYKDENIELELDLNRKESPAPISNAATHSNTPQENTHADNSNLTTIDAEILGTFYLQDEEELKQPLIKVGDAVKKGQLVGYIESMKVLNEVVSDFDGTVEEIHISHGEPVEYGQSIITLK, from the coding sequence GTGAACATTGAAAAAATTGAACAAGCAATCCAATTAATGAAATCAAATAACGTGTACTTTATGAAATATAAAGATGAAAATATTGAGTTAGAGTTGGATTTAAATAGAAAAGAATCACCGGCACCAATTTCGAATGCTGCTACACACTCGAATACACCGCAAGAGAATACACATGCAGATAATAGTAATTTAACTACTATTGATGCTGAAATATTAGGTACATTTTATTTACAAGATGAAGAAGAACTTAAACAACCACTAATTAAAGTTGGAGACGCTGTGAAAAAGGGGCAACTAGTGGGCTACATTGAATCAATGAAAGTGTTAAATGAAGTGGTCAGTGATTTTGATGGAACGGTAGAAGAAATCCATATTTCACATGGTGAACCGGTTGAATATGGTCAATCTATCATTACATTAAAATAA
- the accC gene encoding acetyl-CoA carboxylase biotin carboxylase subunit — MFKRLLIANRGEIAVRIIRTCRMMDITTIAVYSEADKNSLHVQLADESICIGPNHSTESYLDIDRLLEACKLKNVDAIHPGYGFLSESTTFRKRVEEEDITFVGPTFNTMNLMGDKIKARETMYKANVPIIPGSIGEIKTLDEVYEIAEDIGYPLVLKAASGGGGKGIRIVNDESEVEKYFKEAQSEGEKYFGDKRVYVETFIDKARHVEVQVLGSQHGEAIHLGERDCSIQRKNQKLIEEAPCAALDDKTRASLHADAVKAALACQYESAGTIEFLLTDEGYYFLEMNTRIQVEHTVTELLTGVDLIKQQILVANGERLSIKQEDVRFDGHVIECRINAENPEKQFRPAAGKVEALHLPNGCNTRIDSMLYSGYVIPPFYDSLVAKILVKGENRSEAIAKMKGVLEETVIDGFPTTIDFLYRVLSYQPYISNDISIKFLHEHKIV; from the coding sequence ATGTTTAAACGATTATTAATCGCAAATAGAGGGGAAATTGCTGTCAGAATTATACGCACTTGTAGAATGATGGATATTACAACGATTGCAGTCTACTCTGAAGCGGATAAAAATAGTTTGCATGTTCAATTAGCTGATGAATCAATTTGTATAGGTCCAAATCATTCTACAGAAAGTTATTTGGACATTGATCGCTTGTTAGAAGCATGTAAATTAAAAAACGTGGATGCAATTCATCCTGGCTATGGATTCTTATCTGAATCAACGACTTTTAGAAAAAGAGTCGAAGAAGAGGACATTACATTCGTTGGACCAACTTTTAATACAATGAATTTAATGGGAGATAAAATCAAAGCACGTGAAACGATGTATAAAGCTAACGTACCAATCATTCCTGGTTCGATTGGTGAAATTAAAACTTTAGATGAAGTATATGAAATAGCTGAAGATATAGGTTATCCACTTGTGCTTAAAGCAGCTAGTGGTGGTGGTGGAAAAGGTATTCGTATTGTTAATGATGAATCTGAAGTAGAAAAATATTTCAAAGAAGCACAATCTGAAGGTGAAAAATATTTTGGAGATAAACGCGTTTATGTCGAAACATTTATAGATAAAGCCCGACATGTAGAAGTGCAAGTATTAGGTAGTCAACATGGTGAAGCGATACATCTAGGTGAACGTGATTGCTCGATACAACGAAAAAATCAAAAGTTAATAGAAGAAGCGCCTTGTGCAGCTTTGGATGATAAAACGAGAGCTTCATTACATGCTGACGCAGTGAAAGCCGCATTAGCATGTCAGTATGAAAGTGCTGGGACAATAGAGTTTTTATTAACTGATGAAGGTTATTACTTTTTAGAAATGAACACACGTATTCAAGTGGAACATACAGTTACAGAATTACTAACTGGTGTAGACCTCATTAAACAACAAATTTTAGTCGCGAATGGTGAACGATTATCTATTAAACAAGAGGATGTACGTTTTGATGGACACGTTATTGAATGTAGAATAAATGCTGAAAATCCTGAGAAACAATTCAGACCAGCTGCTGGTAAAGTGGAGGCATTACACTTACCAAATGGCTGTAATACAAGAATAGATAGTATGCTTTATTCAGGATATGTCATACCACCATTTTATGACTCGTTAGTAGCGAAAATACTAGTTAAAGGTGAAAATCGATCAGAAGCAATCGCAAAAATGAAAGGTGTACTTGAGGAAACAGTTATCGATGGTTTTCCAACTACAATCGATTTCTTATATCGCGTATTAAGCTATCAACCGTATATTTCAAATGATATTTCAATTAAATTCTTACATGAACATAAAATCGTTTAA
- the pxpA gene encoding 5-oxoprolinase subunit PxpA produces the protein MVQVDLNCDLGESFGNYKLGNDERILPLITSANIACGFHAGDQHVMHKTVKMAVEKGVQIGAHPGFQDLNGFGRRNMDVTPEEVYDLVIYQLGALSGFCHIYDTKIYHVKPHGALYQMGAKDPAIADAIVKAVKDFDDQLLFVGLSKSELIESCKRHGLTYKSEVFADRAYEDNGQLVSRKKEGALIKDTESAVNQVVKMVKDSKVKTINGNEISIDADTICVHGDGEHALDFVKEIISKFESEGIEIKALN, from the coding sequence ATGGTACAAGTAGATTTGAATTGTGATTTAGGAGAAAGTTTTGGTAATTATAAACTTGGTAATGATGAACGTATATTACCACTAATAACGTCAGCAAATATTGCATGTGGCTTTCATGCCGGTGATCAGCATGTCATGCATAAAACGGTAAAAATGGCCGTTGAAAAAGGTGTTCAAATTGGTGCACATCCTGGTTTTCAAGATTTAAATGGATTTGGTCGAAGAAATATGGACGTAACACCGGAAGAAGTATATGATTTAGTGATTTATCAACTCGGTGCATTATCAGGATTTTGTCATATTTACGATACGAAAATTTATCATGTTAAACCACATGGCGCTTTATATCAAATGGGAGCAAAAGACCCTGCCATTGCAGATGCAATCGTAAAAGCAGTTAAAGACTTTGATGATCAATTGTTGTTTGTTGGATTATCAAAGAGTGAGTTGATTGAATCTTGTAAACGACATGGTTTAACTTACAAAAGTGAAGTGTTTGCTGATCGTGCTTATGAAGACAATGGACAATTGGTTTCAAGAAAAAAAGAAGGCGCCTTAATCAAAGATACAGAAAGCGCAGTAAACCAAGTCGTTAAAATGGTTAAAGATTCAAAAGTAAAAACGATAAATGGAAATGAAATTTCTATTGATGCTGATACCATTTGCGTTCATGGTGATGGAGAACACGCACTTGATTTTGTTAAAGAGATTATTTCTAAATTTGAATCTGAAGGCATTGAAATTAAAGCGCTGAACTAG
- a CDS encoding NRAMP family divalent metal transporter, with amino-acid sequence MNKNKGYEDLDKPFEFTNKHRRILWGAVFLMATSSIGPAFLTQTAVFTEQFLASFAFAILASILIDIGAQINIWRVITVVGKGGQDIANDVFKGLGTFIAILIAIGGLAFNIGNVAGAGLGLNAIFGIDVRIGAGITGVLAILIFVVRNAQKVVDIITQILGVLMIAIVAYVMVLTKPPVLDAAQKMIMPDDINKLIVPIITLVGGTVGGYITFAGAHRLLEAGITGKRYIPFVNRAAISGILTTGIMRTFLFLAVLGVVVTGFTLNPDNPPASVFEHVLGPIGKQVFGVVLFAAALSSVIGCAYTSTTFIQSLHPAIKNHRNLVIILFIVVSSIIFLTIGKPVKLLIIAGALNGLILPVTLGTILIASRKKSIVGDYKHPMWMLVMGVIAVVTTLIAGILSLQGLQDLWNN; translated from the coding sequence ATGAATAAAAACAAGGGGTACGAAGATTTAGATAAACCATTTGAGTTTACTAATAAGCATAGAAGAATTTTATGGGGTGCTGTTTTCTTAATGGCTACTTCATCCATTGGTCCTGCATTTTTGACACAAACTGCAGTGTTTACAGAACAATTTTTAGCGAGTTTTGCATTTGCTATTCTTGCCTCAATACTTATTGATATTGGTGCGCAAATTAATATTTGGCGTGTAATCACAGTAGTAGGTAAAGGTGGGCAAGATATAGCTAATGATGTATTTAAAGGATTAGGTACATTCATCGCTATCCTTATTGCGATTGGAGGACTTGCATTTAACATTGGGAATGTTGCAGGTGCTGGTCTAGGGCTCAATGCCATATTTGGAATAGATGTTAGGATTGGTGCAGGAATAACTGGCGTATTAGCTATTCTCATATTCGTTGTTAGAAATGCACAAAAAGTCGTAGATATCATTACACAAATACTAGGGGTATTAATGATTGCGATTGTTGCATATGTCATGGTTCTTACGAAACCACCAGTATTAGACGCAGCACAAAAAATGATAATGCCCGATGATATTAATAAACTCATTGTTCCAATTATTACTTTAGTTGGTGGTACTGTAGGTGGATACATTACTTTTGCTGGTGCGCATAGATTACTAGAAGCAGGTATCACAGGAAAAAGATACATACCGTTTGTGAACCGCGCTGCAATTTCTGGTATATTAACGACTGGTATAATGCGAACATTTTTATTTTTAGCAGTTTTAGGTGTAGTAGTAACTGGCTTTACATTAAATCCAGATAATCCACCCGCATCTGTGTTTGAACACGTGCTAGGTCCGATTGGTAAACAAGTATTTGGTGTGGTTCTCTTTGCAGCAGCATTATCATCAGTGATTGGTTGTGCATATACAAGTACGACTTTCATTCAATCATTACATCCTGCTATTAAGAACCATCGAAACTTAGTCATAATATTATTTATAGTCGTTTCATCAATTATATTTTTGACAATAGGTAAACCAGTCAAATTATTAATTATTGCCGGTGCGTTAAATGGGTTAATATTACCTGTCACACTAGGTACAATACTGATTGCATCTCGTAAAAAAAGCATCGTTGGAGATTACAAACACCCAATGTGGATGCTTGTTATGGGTGTAATCGCAGTTGTTACGACATTAATTGCCGGGATATTATCACTACAAGGTTTACAAGACTTATGGAATAACTAA
- a CDS encoding 5'-methylthioadenosine/adenosylhomocysteine nucleosidase, with product MIGIIGAMEEEVEILKDLIKNRETIHKAHVVFYKGQLEDKEVVLAQSGIGKVNAAITATLLISEFNPTLIINTGSAGSVDPQLNIGDIIVSSKVYYHDADARAFGYKLGQIPGMPEFYETNENLISSAKSVIEDLELNGIVGEVATADSFVGSIDQRKVVKENFPNASVVEMEAGAIAQTCYHYEVPIIVTRAVSDLADKESDVAFEEFLKVACVNSSKIVKLLLNRVA from the coding sequence ATGATTGGTATTATCGGAGCTATGGAAGAAGAAGTTGAGATATTAAAAGATTTAATTAAAAATAGAGAAACAATACACAAAGCACATGTTGTATTTTATAAAGGTCAATTAGAAGACAAAGAAGTTGTACTCGCTCAAAGTGGAATTGGTAAAGTCAATGCTGCAATTACTGCAACATTATTAATCAGTGAGTTCAACCCAACGTTAATCATCAATACAGGTTCAGCGGGTTCAGTTGATCCACAATTAAATATCGGTGATATCATCGTGAGTAGTAAAGTTTATTATCACGATGCAGATGCTAGAGCATTTGGATATAAACTTGGTCAAATACCAGGAATGCCAGAATTTTATGAAACAAACGAAAATTTAATATCAAGTGCTAAGTCTGTAATTGAAGATTTAGAATTAAATGGTATTGTTGGAGAAGTTGCGACTGCGGATAGTTTTGTGGGATCAATTGATCAACGTAAAGTAGTTAAAGAAAACTTCCCTAATGCTAGTGTCGTTGAAATGGAAGCAGGGGCTATCGCGCAAACGTGTTACCATTATGAAGTTCCGATTATTGTGACAAGAGCAGTTTCAGACTTAGCTGATAAAGAATCTGACGTCGCATTTGAAGAATTCTTAAAAGTAGCTTGCGTGAATTCAAGTAAAATTGTAAAATTATTATTAAATAGAGTGGCATAA
- a CDS encoding YqeG family HAD IIIA-type phosphatase: MGIFTKYFLPNEYVQTIFDIKPDHLKSKNIKAIITDLDNTLVGWDVKDPTDEVRAWFEDMKANDITVTIVSNNNEQRVASFSSSLEIDFIFKARKPRGEAFRKASKLMNVQKSEIVVIGDQMMTDVFGGNRNGLYTIMVVPVKKTDGFITKFNRIIERRFLNYFKRKGLINWEE, encoded by the coding sequence ATGGGAATTTTTACGAAATACTTTTTACCAAATGAATATGTACAAACTATATTTGATATTAAACCAGACCATTTAAAGTCTAAAAATATAAAAGCAATTATAACAGATTTAGATAATACATTAGTTGGTTGGGATGTTAAAGATCCTACTGATGAAGTAAGAGCTTGGTTTGAAGATATGAAAGCAAACGATATTACTGTAACAATCGTTTCAAATAATAATGAACAACGTGTCGCATCGTTTTCATCTTCATTGGAAATAGACTTTATTTTCAAAGCAAGAAAACCTAGAGGAGAAGCCTTTAGAAAAGCTTCAAAATTAATGAACGTACAAAAATCAGAGATTGTAGTTATAGGTGACCAAATGATGACAGACGTATTTGGTGGAAATAGAAATGGTCTATATACAATTATGGTCGTACCAGTGAAAAAAACAGATGGATTTATTACGAAATTCAATAGAATTATAGAAAGACGATTTTTAAATTACTTTAAAAGAAAAGGTTTAATTAATTGGGAGGAATAA
- the yqeH gene encoding ribosome biogenesis GTPase YqeH, which translates to MTEIAKCIGCGATLQSDNPNEAGFVPQSSLNKEDVICKRCFRLKNYNEVQDVELTSEDFLNMLKSLHNEDGLIVNVVDVFDLEGSMIHRLKDIVGKKKVVLVANKMDILPKAINKRRVEIWLRNRAKDFGLNPDEVTLISAHKNQGIDELLTTIEKVRAGKDVYVVGTTNVGKSTLINRLIEKSVGEKEVITTSHFPGTTLDMIDIPLDDDSYMFDTPGIIQSHQMTHYVTDKELKVIMPKKEIKPKVYQLNEEQSLFIGGLVRVDYVKGGRRSLTCFVSNDLHIHRTKLSNAEDLWERQIGELLKPPYDASNFDFNRLETTNIKSNGERQDIMISGLGFVTVDAGAEINIVAPKEVEVTLRTSIL; encoded by the coding sequence TTGACAGAGATAGCGAAATGTATCGGTTGTGGTGCAACACTTCAATCAGACAACCCTAATGAAGCGGGATTTGTCCCACAATCAAGTTTGAATAAAGAAGATGTTATTTGTAAACGATGTTTCAGACTTAAAAATTATAACGAAGTTCAAGATGTCGAATTAACAAGTGAAGATTTCTTAAATATGTTGAAATCTTTGCATAACGAAGATGGACTTATTGTAAATGTTGTAGATGTCTTTGATTTAGAAGGATCTATGATACATCGATTAAAAGACATCGTCGGTAAAAAGAAAGTTGTTCTCGTTGCAAATAAAATGGACATTTTACCAAAAGCAATAAATAAAAGAAGAGTTGAAATATGGTTGCGTAATCGTGCAAAAGATTTCGGCTTGAACCCTGACGAAGTTACTTTGATTTCTGCTCATAAAAACCAAGGTATTGATGAATTGTTAACGACAATTGAAAAGGTTAGAGCAGGAAAAGACGTTTATGTAGTTGGTACAACAAATGTTGGAAAATCAACGTTAATCAATCGATTGATTGAAAAAAGTGTTGGAGAAAAAGAAGTCATTACGACAAGTCATTTTCCTGGTACAACTTTAGATATGATAGATATACCTTTAGATGATGATTCATATATGTTTGATACTCCGGGAATTATTCAAAGTCATCAAATGACACATTATGTTACAGATAAAGAATTAAAAGTCATCATGCCTAAAAAGGAAATTAAGCCAAAAGTTTATCAATTAAACGAAGAACAGTCATTGTTTATAGGTGGATTAGTACGCGTGGATTATGTGAAAGGCGGCCGCCGTTCTTTAACATGTTTCGTATCTAACGATTTGCATATTCATAGAACAAAATTAAGCAATGCTGAAGATTTATGGGAGCGTCAAATTGGAGAACTATTAAAACCTCCATATGATGCATCAAACTTTGATTTTAATCGTTTAGAAACAACAAATATCAAATCAAATGGTGAAAGACAAGATATTATGATATCCGGATTAGGATTTGTTACAGTTGATGCAGGCGCTGAAATTAATATCGTCGCTCCAAAAGAAGTAGAAGTCACTTTAAGAACTTCAATTTTATAA